In Mycoplasmopsis fermentans PG18, one genomic interval encodes:
- a CDS encoding MAG1360 family OppF-related protein, with product MKKNKIFGIENCFKNLNFEDDYVDLQKIEIYDQLKTAILVTDKNRNLIGSNFYNTIFNNNLNILSFFSKNNKKGSGTNYWNIEFNKNNNAFSEINFFNMAEKEEQNLQYPLVYKYEELKKNYGENKERINQLNKTVNKYYYPVRHVILNILVEQANSLMAIFRDFERNFNSFLNKTTKNIAEYNFDELQTRFKEIESYQDLFFGEQITLILDLFSQVFNKFEFFYNASKSNIDYLGDEQINHLKKRLYYLTKMRKTSKKRVEDNLKIRDLKHDICALDEIAKEICHNSDQKIKYFAFRYKRSAEIDLYKSTFFAKESSQRQILNKRYFVKMFAHKLLKKYKKYFKYLKIDELDEMRRTLDTTIKLFISNSLGNLTYSNKNFSIKKIKKILKEEFYFNVESYKIKSKSNFDLIKDSKDQIQSQIMSIKNRSYGTYFNTVPERSIKVAKEILTNAQSEHNWKFNKIQSEFYNTLKSNQKLLNSYDTMTLINSKIKRKIMKLKTSLWFKRIFNRSINEKDKLNIKNFSANLKKIIEKFEMFDFVFNNVIVLKNSLVLAKKVSNKILHKLDQFDRLIEIFEKSSINTKSLIRPYENISKINKLKMNFISSIIKKPKLIIIADDPDIKDTKLKFEFLRAAFELCEQSKINIIFVTQDKELVEDNEFDYIYLIANNKEVEFGDLKEVLNNTINPEIKSKINDQAISQEIIRSQKEFVFSDIYDVDEEHYIITPSKYFKLWMQGHKNENNSLLVTDELSQEKTIETQINDLENPLLEKTIMIAAFQPNKIKNNKNLDKTFTQELEAIQKVNNSNQKVETDLTMTQVLSDDIY from the coding sequence ATGAAGAAAAATAAAATATTTGGAATTGAAAATTGTTTTAAGAATCTAAATTTTGAAGATGATTATGTAGATTTACAAAAAATTGAGATTTACGATCAACTTAAAACTGCAATTTTAGTTACTGATAAAAACAGAAACCTAATTGGTTCCAATTTTTACAATACAATTTTCAATAACAATTTGAACATTTTATCTTTCTTTTCTAAGAATAATAAAAAAGGTTCAGGAACAAATTATTGAAACATTGAATTCAATAAAAATAATAATGCTTTTAGTGAAATTAACTTTTTCAATATGGCTGAAAAAGAAGAACAAAATTTACAATATCCTTTAGTTTACAAATATGAAGAACTTAAAAAAAATTACGGTGAAAACAAGGAACGTATTAACCAATTAAATAAGACAGTTAATAAATACTATTATCCTGTTCGTCATGTTATTTTGAATATTTTAGTAGAACAAGCTAACTCATTAATGGCGATTTTTCGTGATTTTGAAAGAAACTTCAATAGTTTTTTAAATAAAACAACAAAAAATATTGCTGAATATAACTTTGATGAATTACAAACAAGATTTAAAGAAATTGAAAGCTACCAAGACTTATTTTTTGGTGAACAAATTACTTTAATATTAGACTTGTTTTCTCAAGTATTTAATAAATTTGAATTCTTTTATAATGCATCTAAATCAAATATTGACTACTTGGGTGATGAACAAATAAATCACTTAAAAAAGAGACTTTACTACTTAACCAAAATGAGAAAAACTTCTAAAAAAAGAGTGGAAGACAACTTAAAAATTAGAGACTTAAAACATGATATTTGTGCTTTAGATGAAATAGCAAAAGAAATTTGTCACAACTCAGATCAAAAAATTAAATACTTTGCTTTTAGATATAAAAGAAGTGCCGAAATTGATTTGTATAAATCAACTTTTTTTGCTAAAGAAAGCTCACAAAGACAAATTTTAAACAAAAGATATTTTGTTAAAATGTTTGCTCACAAGTTACTTAAAAAATATAAAAAATATTTTAAATATTTAAAAATTGATGAACTTGATGAAATGAGAAGAACACTAGATACCACCATCAAATTATTTATTAGCAATAGTTTAGGAAATTTAACTTACAGCAATAAAAACTTTTCAATTAAAAAAATTAAAAAGATTCTTAAAGAAGAATTCTACTTTAATGTCGAAAGTTATAAAATCAAATCAAAAAGCAATTTTGACTTAATTAAAGATTCAAAAGATCAAATTCAAAGTCAAATAATGTCTATTAAAAATAGATCATATGGAACATACTTCAATACTGTCCCTGAAAGATCTATCAAAGTTGCAAAAGAAATTTTAACTAATGCTCAAAGTGAACATAATTGAAAATTCAACAAAATTCAATCAGAATTCTATAACACACTAAAATCAAATCAAAAATTATTAAACAGTTATGACACTATGACTTTGATTAATTCAAAAATAAAAAGAAAAATCATGAAGTTAAAAACTTCATTGTGATTTAAACGCATTTTTAATCGTTCAATTAATGAAAAAGACAAATTAAACATTAAAAATTTTAGTGCTAATTTAAAGAAAATAATTGAAAAATTTGAAATGTTTGACTTTGTATTTAATAATGTTATTGTTCTTAAAAATAGTTTAGTTTTAGCTAAAAAAGTTTCTAATAAAATTCTTCACAAATTAGACCAATTTGACAGATTAATTGAAATTTTTGAAAAATCATCAATCAATACAAAGAGCTTAATTAGACCTTATGAAAATATTTCAAAAATTAACAAACTAAAAATGAACTTTATTTCTTCTATTATTAAGAAACCAAAACTAATTATTATTGCTGATGATCCTGATATTAAAGATACAAAACTTAAATTTGAATTTTTAAGAGCTGCTTTTGAATTATGTGAACAAAGTAAAATAAATATTATTTTTGTTACTCAAGATAAAGAATTAGTTGAAGACAATGAGTTTGACTATATCTATTTGATTGCTAATAATAAAGAAGTTGAATTTGGAGATTTAAAAGAAGTTTTAAATAACACAATTAACCCTGAAATTAAAAGTAAAATTAATGACCAAGCCATTTCACAAGAAATTATTAGAAGTCAAAAAGAATTTGTTTTTAGTGATATTTATGATGTAGATGAAGAGCACTACATTATTACACCTTCAAAATATTTCAAATTATGAATGCAAGGCCATAAAAATGAAAATAATTCTTTATTAGTAACTGATGAATTGAGTCAAGAAAAAACTATTGAAACACAAATAAATGATTTAGAGAATCCTTTATTAGAAAAGACAATTATGATAGCTGCTTTCCAGCCTAATAAAATTAAAAATAACAAAAATTTGGATAAAACATTTACTCAAGAATTAGAAGCTATTCAAAAAGTAAATAATAGTAATCAAAAAGTTGAAACTGACTTGACAATGACTCAAGTATTATCAGATGACATATATTAA
- the xseB gene encoding exodeoxyribonuclease VII small subunit gives MSEKLKFNQIMNQIDEISNKLGSNIDLEDSINLYKQAEKLIEEAETKLVEVRKIVAKESIKQ, from the coding sequence ATGTCAGAAAAATTAAAATTTAATCAAATCATGAATCAAATAGATGAAATTAGCAACAAACTCGGATCAAACATTGATTTAGAGGATTCCATTAATTTATACAAACAAGCTGAAAAATTAATAGAAGAAGCTGAAACAAAACTAGTTGAAGTTAGAAAAATCGTTGCTAAAGAATCTATAAAACAATAA
- a CDS encoding DEAD/DEAH box helicase — translation MKQIFANDTNSIKRIDVQKMYASKHKKLVNNLLDIKSKGDNATFFKTSNLSLDLKKLIGIKNLREILNNVEFKIALKNSFDSKKLNELKNINTVSQFEVWTKENDVQITPKMAENLAKDSIKWLNVYKHRILDANGNFIKTWKSNAKRVEEIYSETNIWPLFIGTYFVKYRKDEVCLYAPYILKAVKITISNQSVFLENADQNIIINEKVKYLLEQHSQFNLPILVDGEEVTLTEALNSIKNIDSKYLNNLDYKETIFQEPFAEYSKVQLENNGCVELFPGTVLIEANPGGTKLREAMINLILNNKIDNLIEIDDLKDYTKTAYEKALGKGNIARVTPSDFSQEKAIIGTLNNSAIIIGPPGTGKSQTIANILVNIAKENKKALFISQKKVALDVVLKRLGKYQNMMFQFSETAKVNQSEKEYFYKPIIEYFKEINEVQENHDISKYNSSFFSKGEFKYLDAKSEIGEIFSKDLNCYFNLKNKGKIEQNIPKFIQFYKLYNELFSKNKFLKIFNNYKTLSKREIAYKTGYLKKYATIFTKLPAEFKRLWNVSKKIIKFYNKNLSRYDINDLVQMSNFIRLNSFIEFDKNEKDYNKFLETKKSDNTTPELLEMIYENNAFEAKKRLDDYRQKSEAQRQKLNKFFGRLERKITPPYIISSLFKDIIKNVYNIYVGTPEILGNFIDFENDHYDYVIFDEASQIYIEKAIPFISIADKVIVAGDNQQMQPSNWFNTRDENEDEYSEEEITSLLDWAIHNHLPKYLLEMNYRSNASELVLFSSKEFYESGLKGLDNYPRKEKTSVEVIDVDGQWVDNKNEVECEKMIQVCEKNIKKYNSIILLAFNRKQQDYIREQIALNSPKIFAELEDKVILRNIENIQGDEAELVIASVGYTGKTALHSTYIGSKKGRNALNVAITRAKDKMIIIKSIKTSEVDAKSENLMTFKRWLNYIQLNENRQKEYANVVAGLIFNDKSQFMYELEKWIKEQNFSNEIKVVQDYCVGSYNIDLAILDNKSQFVVGLNVDSSSDDIEIDDFIEKRIKTDFMSVKGYPIYRVSNFRFAENQPSIYRFLNTLISKA, via the coding sequence ATGAAACAAATTTTTGCAAACGATACAAACTCTATTAAAAGAATTGATGTTCAAAAAATGTATGCATCAAAACATAAAAAATTAGTTAATAACCTTTTAGATATTAAAAGTAAAGGCGATAATGCGACATTTTTTAAGACTTCAAATTTATCTTTAGATCTTAAAAAACTTATTGGAATTAAAAACTTAAGAGAAATTTTAAACAATGTTGAATTTAAAATTGCACTCAAAAATTCTTTTGATTCTAAAAAACTAAATGAATTAAAAAACATTAATACAGTTAGTCAATTTGAAGTCTGAACTAAAGAAAATGATGTTCAAATTACACCAAAAATGGCAGAAAACTTGGCAAAAGATTCTATTAAATGACTTAATGTTTATAAACATAGAATATTAGATGCTAATGGCAACTTTATTAAAACTTGAAAAAGCAATGCCAAAAGAGTTGAAGAAATTTATTCAGAAACAAATATTTGACCTTTATTTATTGGGACTTATTTTGTTAAATATAGAAAAGATGAGGTTTGTTTATATGCACCTTATATTTTAAAGGCTGTAAAAATTACAATTAGCAATCAATCAGTTTTCTTAGAAAATGCTGATCAAAACATCATTATTAATGAAAAAGTTAAATATTTACTTGAACAACACAGTCAATTTAATTTACCTATTTTAGTTGACGGCGAAGAAGTTACTTTGACTGAAGCATTAAACAGTATTAAAAATATAGACAGTAAATATTTGAACAATTTAGATTATAAAGAAACTATATTCCAAGAACCATTTGCTGAATATTCTAAAGTCCAATTAGAAAATAATGGTTGTGTCGAACTATTTCCCGGAACTGTATTAATTGAAGCAAATCCAGGCGGTACTAAATTGCGTGAAGCAATGATTAATTTAATTTTAAATAACAAAATAGACAACTTGATTGAAATAGATGACTTAAAAGATTATACTAAAACAGCTTATGAAAAAGCATTAGGCAAAGGCAATATTGCACGTGTAACACCATCAGATTTTAGTCAAGAAAAAGCAATTATAGGAACACTAAATAATTCAGCAATTATTATTGGTCCTCCTGGTACAGGAAAGAGTCAAACTATTGCAAATATCTTAGTTAACATTGCGAAAGAAAACAAAAAAGCTTTATTTATTTCTCAAAAGAAAGTAGCTTTAGATGTTGTTTTAAAACGTCTTGGAAAATATCAAAATATGATGTTTCAATTCTCTGAAACAGCTAAAGTAAATCAAAGTGAAAAAGAATACTTTTATAAACCAATTATTGAGTATTTTAAAGAAATTAATGAAGTCCAAGAAAACCATGATATTTCTAAATATAATTCAAGCTTTTTCTCTAAAGGAGAGTTCAAATATTTAGATGCAAAAAGTGAAATTGGTGAAATATTTTCAAAAGACTTAAACTGTTATTTTAACCTAAAAAATAAGGGAAAAATTGAACAAAATATACCAAAATTTATTCAATTTTATAAGTTATATAATGAACTATTTTCTAAGAATAAATTTTTAAAAATATTCAACAATTATAAAACACTTTCAAAACGCGAAATAGCCTATAAAACAGGTTATTTGAAAAAATATGCAACTATTTTTACTAAATTACCAGCAGAGTTTAAAAGACTATGAAATGTATCGAAAAAAATCATTAAATTCTACAATAAAAATTTAAGTAGATATGACATCAATGATCTTGTACAAATGTCAAACTTTATTAGACTTAATTCATTTATTGAATTTGATAAAAATGAAAAGGATTACAACAAATTTTTAGAAACTAAAAAGTCAGATAATACCACACCTGAACTATTAGAAATGATTTATGAAAATAATGCTTTTGAAGCTAAAAAACGTTTAGATGACTATCGTCAAAAAAGTGAAGCACAACGTCAAAAATTAAACAAATTTTTTGGACGTTTAGAACGTAAAATTACACCTCCTTATATTATTAGTTCATTGTTTAAAGATATCATTAAAAATGTATACAACATTTATGTTGGTACACCTGAAATTTTAGGTAACTTTATTGATTTTGAAAATGACCATTATGATTATGTAATCTTCGATGAGGCTAGTCAGATTTACATTGAAAAAGCCATTCCTTTTATTTCAATAGCTGACAAAGTTATTGTTGCTGGCGATAATCAACAAATGCAGCCAAGTAACTGATTTAATACTCGTGATGAAAATGAAGATGAATATAGTGAAGAAGAAATTACCTCATTATTAGATTGAGCAATTCATAATCACTTGCCTAAATATTTACTTGAAATGAATTACCGTTCAAATGCTAGTGAGCTTGTTTTATTTTCTTCAAAAGAATTCTATGAATCAGGCCTTAAAGGTTTGGATAACTATCCAAGAAAAGAAAAAACTAGTGTTGAAGTTATTGATGTTGATGGTCAATGAGTTGACAATAAAAATGAAGTTGAATGTGAAAAAATGATCCAAGTTTGTGAAAAGAATATCAAAAAATACAACTCAATTATTCTTCTAGCATTCAATAGAAAACAACAAGATTACATTCGTGAACAAATTGCCTTAAATAGTCCAAAAATCTTTGCTGAATTAGAAGACAAAGTTATCTTAAGAAACATTGAAAACATCCAAGGCGATGAAGCAGAATTAGTTATTGCTTCAGTAGGTTATACTGGTAAAACTGCTTTACATTCAACTTACATTGGTTCTAAAAAAGGTCGAAATGCTTTAAATGTTGCTATTACTAGAGCTAAAGATAAAATGATAATTATTAAAAGTATCAAAACTAGTGAAGTTGATGCTAAGAGTGAAAACTTGATGACATTTAAACGTTGATTAAACTACATTCAATTAAATGAAAACAGACAAAAAGAATACGCAAATGTAGTAGCAGGCTTAATTTTTAATGATAAAAGCCAATTTATGTATGAGTTAGAAAAATGAATTAAAGAACAAAACTTTTCAAATGAAATCAAAGTTGTCCAAGATTACTGTGTAGGTTCTTATAACATTGATTTAGCAATTTTGGATAATAAAAGCCAATTTGTAGTTGGCTTAAATGTAGATAGTTCAAGTGATGACATTGAAATTGATGATTTCATTGAAAAAAGAATAAAAACTGATTTTATGTCAGTTAAAGGATACCCAATTTATCGTGTTTCTAACTTTAGATTTGCAGAAAATCAGCCTTCAATTTATCGCTTTTTAAACACTTTAATTAGTAAAGCTTAA